Proteins found in one Clostridium kluyveri DSM 555 genomic segment:
- a CDS encoding 4Fe-4S binding protein, translating to MFLNFWKKYSFILLIAFILLGFIDLRFAIVAIVCMVAPIIVSIFRGRFWCGNLCPRGNFYDNVVSKFSGKRKVPKFLKSNYFRILLIIFMLSMFILGVKRNWGNLYSIGVVFYRIIVVTTIIGIFLSLVYNHRTWCHFCPMGTISSFISKLRKNKKVLQVSSNCVSCKLCEKKCSLGIVPYEYKNDLLSHPDCIQCGKCVIICPKKAIGYDKINL from the coding sequence ATGTTTCTAAATTTTTGGAAAAAGTATTCTTTTATATTACTAATAGCTTTTATATTATTAGGTTTCATTGATTTGAGATTTGCAATAGTAGCAATTGTTTGTATGGTAGCTCCTATAATTGTATCTATATTTAGGGGGAGATTTTGGTGTGGAAATCTGTGCCCACGAGGAAACTTTTATGATAATGTAGTTTCTAAATTTAGTGGCAAAAGAAAAGTGCCTAAATTTTTAAAATCTAATTATTTTAGAATCCTACTAATAATATTCATGCTGTCAATGTTTATACTGGGAGTTAAGAGAAATTGGGGGAATCTTTATAGTATTGGTGTGGTTTTTTATAGGATAATTGTTGTAACTACTATAATAGGAATATTTTTATCTTTAGTTTATAACCATAGAACTTGGTGTCATTTTTGTCCTATGGGAACTATATCATCTTTTATATCAAAGCTTAGAAAAAATAAAAAAGTATTACAAGTATCATCCAACTGTGTATCCTGTAAATTATGTGAGAAAAAGTGTTCATTGGGAATAGTTCCTTATGAGTACAAAAATGATTTATTAAGTCATCCTGATTGTATACAGTGTGGCAAGTGTGTTATAATATGTCCTAAAAAAGCAATAGGATATGATAAAATCAATTTATAA
- a CDS encoding permease, whose amino-acid sequence MFTPVQIFADWLIYNVFRIAKDSKLGSAFNFFVFDTIKIFILLLIIIYVITFIRSFFPPEKTRKILAKSKRSTIIGHVLAAMLGIVTPFCSCSAVPLFIGFVEAGVPLRVTFSFLIAAPMVNEVALGLLYGLFGIKIALIYVVSGEIIAIVSGIIIGKLKMEKQVESYVYEMQMNSDVEIPNPTTKERLVDSWNFTKDLIKKIWLYVIIGIAIGGFIHGWIPAGALAKYAGKSNPFAVFVAVIIGVPLYSNAAGVIPLVSELTRAGVAMGTSLAFMMAVTALSLPEAILLRKVLKPKLLAVFFGVVALGIVFIGYLFDFVIG is encoded by the coding sequence ATGTTTACACCTGTACAAATTTTTGCTGATTGGCTTATTTATAATGTATTTAGAATTGCCAAAGATAGCAAGCTTGGTAGTGCTTTTAATTTCTTTGTATTTGATACTATAAAGATATTTATTTTATTACTAATTATAATCTATGTAATCACTTTTATAAGGAGTTTTTTTCCACCAGAAAAGACGAGAAAAATACTCGCTAAAAGTAAAAGGAGTACAATTATAGGTCATGTATTGGCTGCTATGCTTGGAATAGTAACTCCATTCTGTTCATGCTCTGCAGTTCCACTGTTTATTGGTTTTGTTGAAGCAGGGGTACCACTTAGAGTTACCTTTTCTTTCTTAATAGCTGCCCCAATGGTGAATGAAGTTGCGTTAGGACTTCTTTATGGTTTATTTGGAATAAAAATAGCTCTGATTTATGTAGTTTCTGGTGAGATAATTGCCATAGTAAGTGGTATTATAATTGGAAAATTAAAAATGGAAAAGCAAGTGGAAAGCTACGTTTATGAAATGCAAATGAATTCTGATGTAGAAATACCTAATCCTACTACAAAAGAAAGATTAGTAGACTCATGGAACTTTACAAAAGATTTAATTAAGAAAATATGGCTGTATGTAATAATTGGTATTGCTATAGGTGGTTTTATACATGGATGGATTCCAGCAGGAGCGCTGGCAAAATACGCTGGAAAGAGTAACCCATTTGCAGTATTTGTAGCTGTAATAATTGGAGTCCCATTATATTCCAATGCGGCTGGAGTAATCCCATTAGTTAGTGAGCTTACAAGAGCTGGAGTTGCAATGGGAACATCTCTTGCATTTATGATGGCTGTAACAGCACTTAGTTTGCCAGAAGCAATTCTTTTAAGAAAAGTATTAAAACCTAAATTATTGGCAGTATTCTTTGGAGTAGTAGCATTAGGAATAGTATTTATTGGTTATTTGTTTGATTTTGTAATAGGGTAG
- a CDS encoding thioredoxin family protein, with amino-acid sequence MEIKILGTGCSNCKKLEANAKEAVKELDVEAKITKVEDIKDIMKYGIMRTPAIVINEKVKMFGKICNVDEIKKYINDEK; translated from the coding sequence GTGGAAATAAAGATTTTAGGAACAGGATGTTCAAATTGCAAGAAGCTTGAAGCAAATGCAAAGGAAGCTGTTAAAGAACTTGATGTAGAAGCTAAAATTACAAAAGTAGAGGACATTAAAGATATTATGAAATATGGAATTATGAGAACACCTGCTATAGTTATTAATGAAAAAGTTAAAATGTTCGGTAAGATTTGTAATGTTGATGAAATTAAGAAGTATATTAATGATGAAAAATAA
- a CDS encoding ArsR/SmtB family transcription factor translates to MNKEEISVRIFKALGHPIRYKIVKFLYDGPKCVCKLNEDIEFSQANLSQHLKILKQAGILSSEKIGMNIHYRISNEEIKNIIDSVDKFVMSYFNNSK, encoded by the coding sequence ATGAATAAAGAAGAAATAAGTGTTAGAATTTTTAAAGCATTAGGACATCCTATAAGGTATAAAATAGTTAAGTTTTTATATGATGGACCCAAGTGTGTATGTAAATTAAATGAAGATATAGAATTTAGTCAAGCCAATTTATCGCAGCATTTAAAAATACTTAAGCAGGCTGGCATATTATCATCTGAAAAGATTGGTATGAACATTCATTATAGGATTAGTAATGAAGAAATAAAAAATATCATTGATAGTGTAGATAAATTTGTTATGAGTTACTTTAATAACTCTAAATAA
- a CDS encoding response regulator transcription factor yields the protein MTKNILIADDNIEIIKILRPYIRKEGFTVISALNGKEALDKFEQYNPQIILLDIMMPIFDGMEVCKLIRLKSNTPIIMITARSEDSDKIWGLNSGADDYIVKPFSPGEVVARIKAVFRRITAHKNNEPSIIKYQHLELDIDNYSVKLDGVSVNLTKKEIEVLWVLSTYPNKIVSRDTLLDEIWGIDYFGDPRTVDTHIKRIRAKLQLSEQYNRDIKTIWGMGYKFEVKDV from the coding sequence ATGACTAAAAATATTTTGATTGCTGATGATAACATTGAAATCATTAAAATTTTAAGACCTTATATAAGAAAAGAAGGTTTTACTGTAATTTCTGCTCTTAATGGTAAAGAAGCACTGGATAAATTTGAGCAATACAATCCTCAAATTATTTTATTAGATATTATGATGCCAATATTCGATGGAATGGAGGTATGCAAGTTAATACGACTTAAATCTAATACTCCAATAATCATGATAACAGCAAGGAGTGAAGATTCTGATAAAATTTGGGGATTGAACTCCGGCGCTGACGATTATATTGTAAAACCTTTTAGTCCTGGCGAAGTAGTGGCAAGAATAAAAGCTGTATTTAGACGAATTACGGCACATAAAAATAATGAGCCTTCAATAATAAAATACCAACATCTTGAATTAGATATTGATAACTATTCAGTTAAACTGGATGGTGTAAGTGTAAACCTCACAAAAAAAGAAATTGAAGTTCTATGGGTACTTTCAACTTATCCTAACAAGATAGTTTCAAGAGATACTTTACTTGACGAGATATGGGGAATAGATTATTTTGGAGATCCAAGAACAGTAGATACTCATATAAAGAGGATAAGGGCAAAACTTCAACTGAGTGAACAGTATAACAGGGATATTAAAACTATTTGGGGCATGGGATATAAATTTGAGGTGAAAGATGTTTAA
- a CDS encoding HAMP domain-containing protein, translating into MFKKNITFKLTIGFLAVIIISTLLIGIIALSIFKNNIYEVKRNNMKKHSIEISRTLKPYMPKDIKRKEFTDIINLIDSIDNAKIWILNSNGDIITTSNSNNSNLIYINNADINKLYGPIIKKVLTGSDEYGEIYNPYYGEYMMTTAIPIKNNNNNIIGAVILHSPLSDLSNSMNKFFIYLIFALLGEIFLSGFIGYYFSKNITKPIKIINSSALKLARGHYGIKTNIYQKDEIGELSNSFDLLSLKLKYTIGKLFEEKTKLSNVLTSMNEGILAMDKNFNIININLL; encoded by the coding sequence ATGTTTAAAAAAAATATTACTTTTAAACTTACCATAGGTTTTTTAGCAGTTATTATTATTTCAACACTTTTAATAGGTATTATTGCATTGAGTATATTTAAAAATAATATATATGAAGTTAAAAGAAATAATATGAAAAAACATTCCATAGAAATTTCAAGGACCCTTAAACCTTATATGCCTAAGGATATTAAAAGAAAAGAATTTACTGACATTATAAACTTAATAGATTCAATTGATAACGCCAAAATTTGGATACTCAATTCAAATGGAGATATTATAACTACATCAAACAGTAATAATTCTAACCTTATTTATATCAATAATGCTGACATAAATAAGTTATATGGTCCAATTATTAAAAAAGTATTGACTGGTTCTGATGAATATGGTGAAATATACAATCCTTATTATGGTGAATATATGATGACTACAGCAATTCCAATAAAAAATAACAATAATAATATAATAGGTGCAGTAATTCTTCATTCACCTTTATCTGATCTTTCAAACTCTATGAATAAGTTTTTTATCTATTTAATTTTTGCTCTTTTAGGTGAAATATTTCTTTCTGGATTCATAGGATATTATTTTTCTAAAAATATTACTAAGCCAATAAAAATAATAAATTCGTCTGCACTTAAACTTGCAAGAGGCCATTATGGAATAAAAACAAATATATATCAGAAAGATGAAATTGGTGAGCTATCAAATTCCTTTGATTTATTATCCTTAAAACTTAAATATACAATAGGTAAACTTTTTGAAGAAAAGACTAAGTTAAGTAATGTACTGACAAGTATGAATGAAGGCATTTTAGCAATGGATAAAAACTTTAATATTATAAATATCAATCTGCTTTAA
- a CDS encoding sensor histidine kinase has protein sequence MSKLNIFEDFNFSIINNTKKNLSREYLNKILNFSISPIKNNSNEVIGGVILIQDISEKEKLEQMRKDFISNVSHEFRTPLTVIKGNLESIIDGITKPKYIKNTCITLLKETNRLERMVKDLLNLSKLESGKLDINFSELNVNMVINDTLRNLSLLINAKSINLQLSLEDNLPSLFSDYDKLKQLLIIFLDNGIKFSQNKGCLNIQTYAHGNNIFIVIEDNGIGIPEDQIQYLGEKFFKVDKSRASNTKSTELGLSIAKKLVKVLNGSFSVESKLKKGTKITISFPIKRER, from the coding sequence TTGTCAAAATTAAATATATTTGAAGATTTTAATTTTAGCATAATTAACAATACAAAAAAAAATTTGTCAAGAGAGTATCTAAATAAAATATTAAATTTTTCTATATCTCCTATAAAAAATAATTCAAATGAAGTCATAGGTGGTGTAATTCTCATTCAGGATATAAGTGAAAAAGAAAAACTTGAGCAAATGCGTAAGGATTTTATTTCAAATGTTTCTCATGAGTTCAGAACTCCATTGACAGTTATAAAAGGTAATTTAGAATCAATTATAGATGGCATAACAAAACCAAAATATATAAAGAATACTTGCATTACACTTTTAAAAGAAACCAATCGCCTTGAAAGAATGGTTAAAGACCTGCTCAATTTAAGTAAATTAGAATCTGGTAAATTGGATATTAATTTCAGTGAGCTAAATGTCAATATGGTAATAAATGATACTTTGAGAAATCTTAGCCTATTAATAAATGCTAAAAGCATAAATTTACAACTATCTCTAGAGGATAACTTACCGTCTTTATTTAGTGATTACGATAAACTAAAGCAGCTGCTTATAATATTTTTAGACAATGGAATTAAGTTCTCACAAAATAAAGGCTGCTTAAATATACAAACATATGCTCATGGCAATAATATTTTTATAGTTATTGAAGACAATGGAATTGGCATACCTGAAGATCAAATTCAATACTTAGGAGAAAAGTTCTTCAAGGTCGATAAATCAAGAGCTTCAAATACTAAAAGTACTGAACTTGGTCTTTCAATAGCAAAAAAATTAGTAAAAGTTTTAAATGGCTCTTTTTCTGTAGAAAGTAAGCTTAAAAAAGGAACAAAAATAACTATTTCATTTCCAATAAAAAGAGAGAGGTAA
- a CDS encoding SHOCT domain-containing protein — translation MMKHGYHMGLGFYGSYILIFFLLIILVLIFLALKSKPSLSPFTIKLLDILKTKYASGMITADEFIERKSIIEDIKYLNSYTPILLERYAECLITTKEFLNIKNEIESNNYDASICEELAKGHISYDEFKSKIFGGKTNEK, via the coding sequence ATGATGAAACATGGATACCATATGGGATTAGGTTTTTACGGTTCTTACATTTTAATATTTTTCTTATTAATTATTTTAGTTTTAATATTTTTAGCATTAAAAAGTAAGCCTTCTTTAAGTCCTTTTACAATAAAATTACTTGATATCCTTAAAACTAAATATGCTTCTGGTATGATTACTGCTGACGAATTTATAGAAAGAAAATCTATTATAGAAGATATTAAATATTTAAATTCCTATACTCCTATACTTCTTGAAAGATATGCTGAATGTTTAATAACTACAAAAGAATTCTTAAATATTAAAAATGAAATTGAAAGTAATAATTACGATGCTTCTATATGTGAAGAACTTGCAAAAGGACATATTTCATATGATGAATTTAAATCAAAAATCTTTGGAGGAAAAACAAATGAAAAATGA
- a CDS encoding MBL fold metallo-hydrolase, whose product MKIITLIENSLRDNKNLICEHGLSFFIQSSKFNILFDTGQSENFIKNAKNLGIDLNKTNYIVISHAHYDHGNGLKSFVENFTIRPKLLLSQYFFSNGKKYYHAKKNNSEIFKNPQSIKDMEDFSYIGVNFDEKFLEQNSFKVDYITLDQTEIVEGVYIFTNFKLYYDFEKLNPSMKIKAGESFEIDTFKDEISIGIDTPKGLLIILGCSHPGVLNIIKSIEIKSGKNVFGVIGGTHLMEASMDRIKKTIVELKKMDIKIIGASHCTGHIATSQLKISCEKFFVNSTGSSIVC is encoded by the coding sequence GTGAAAATAATTACTTTAATAGAAAATTCCCTGAGAGATAATAAAAACTTAATATGCGAACACGGTCTTTCTTTTTTTATACAATCCTCAAAATTTAATATATTATTTGATACGGGCCAAAGTGAAAATTTTATAAAAAACGCAAAAAACTTGGGTATAGATTTAAATAAAACAAACTATATTGTAATAAGCCATGCACACTATGATCATGGTAATGGGTTAAAAAGTTTTGTTGAAAATTTTACTATAAGGCCCAAATTATTATTAAGTCAATATTTTTTCTCAAACGGAAAAAAATATTATCATGCTAAGAAAAATAACTCTGAAATCTTTAAGAATCCGCAAAGCATTAAAGATATGGAAGACTTTAGTTATATAGGAGTAAATTTTGATGAAAAATTTTTAGAACAAAACTCATTTAAGGTAGACTACATAACCTTAGATCAGACAGAAATAGTAGAAGGTGTATATATATTTACAAACTTTAAATTATATTATGATTTTGAAAAGCTAAACCCTAGTATGAAAATAAAAGCAGGAGAAAGTTTTGAAATTGACACTTTTAAAGATGAAATATCTATCGGAATAGATACACCAAAAGGACTTTTGATAATTTTAGGATGCTCTCATCCAGGAGTATTAAATATAATAAAATCCATTGAAATTAAATCAGGTAAAAATGTATTTGGAGTAATTGGAGGAACCCATCTAATGGAGGCTTCCATGGATAGAATTAAAAAAACTATAGTTGAATTGAAAAAAATGGACATAAAAATAATAGGGGCTTCTCACTGTACTGGGCATATTGCGACTTCTCAGTTAAAAATCTCTTGTGAAAAATTTTTTGTGAATTCCACTGGTTCTTCGATAGTTTGTTAA
- the modD gene encoding ModD protein, with translation MYISDELIDKFIREDVPYIDLTTLILGIGDQKGSIQFFSREDAVLCGTEEVTKIFNRLNIDLIKTCVSGSIIKKNEIFLEGIGKAEDLHMAWKVSQNLLDYSSGIATKTKKLIDKISTINPNIHIIATRKVIPGTKELAIKAVIAGGGLPHRLGLSETILIFKQHLNFLGGIDKLNEIIKNVKSRACEKKVIVEIDNLEQAIELSKSGVDGIQFDKIPYDKLEKNVSIIRNINPSIIILASGGINENNIIEYAKTGVNAIVTTSIYHAQPIDIGCNIIPL, from the coding sequence ATGTATATTTCAGATGAACTTATCGATAAATTTATTAGAGAAGATGTACCTTACATTGATTTAACAACTTTAATTCTAGGAATTGGTGATCAAAAAGGTTCCATACAGTTTTTTTCAAGGGAAGACGCTGTACTTTGTGGTACAGAAGAAGTTACGAAAATCTTTAACAGGTTGAATATAGATTTAATCAAAACATGTGTTTCTGGTAGTATAATAAAGAAAAACGAGATTTTCCTTGAAGGAATAGGGAAGGCTGAAGATTTACATATGGCATGGAAAGTCTCTCAAAACCTTCTTGATTATAGTTCAGGAATTGCTACAAAAACAAAAAAATTAATAGATAAAATTTCTACTATAAATCCAAATATACACATTATTGCTACAAGAAAGGTGATTCCAGGAACAAAAGAATTAGCTATAAAAGCAGTTATTGCAGGAGGCGGATTACCTCATAGACTAGGATTATCAGAAACCATATTGATTTTTAAGCAGCATTTAAATTTTTTAGGTGGTATTGATAAACTAAATGAAATAATAAAAAATGTTAAATCTAGAGCTTGCGAAAAAAAGGTAATAGTAGAAATAGACAATTTAGAACAAGCTATTGAGCTTAGCAAAAGTGGTGTTGATGGTATCCAGTTCGATAAAATTCCCTATGATAAATTGGAGAAAAATGTGAGTATCATTAGAAATATTAACCCTTCTATCATTATACTAGCTTCTGGAGGTATTAATGAAAATAACATTATAGAATATGCCAAAACTGGAGTTAATGCCATTGTGACTACTTCAATATATCATGCACAACCTATAGATATTGGATGTAATATAATACCACTTTAA
- a CDS encoding iron-sulfur cluster assembly scaffold protein produces MFTNEYTDIVIEHFMCPKNVGILNDSNGEGKAGDPACGDSLNIYIKVKDDLIEDISFLVYGCPASVATSSMTTELAKKKTLKEALSISENDIIDALGGLPENKKHCSNLGVKALRSAIENYLVSAVENK; encoded by the coding sequence ATGTTTACAAATGAATATACGGATATTGTTATTGAGCATTTTATGTGTCCTAAAAATGTAGGTATACTAAATGACTCCAATGGTGAAGGAAAAGCTGGAGATCCGGCTTGTGGAGATTCTTTGAATATATATATTAAGGTAAAGGATGATCTAATAGAGGATATTAGTTTTTTAGTTTATGGATGCCCTGCATCAGTAGCTACAAGTAGTATGACCACAGAACTAGCAAAAAAGAAAACTTTAAAGGAGGCATTATCTATTAGTGAAAATGATATAATAGATGCTCTTGGCGGATTACCTGAAAATAAGAAACATTGCTCAAATCTTGGAGTTAAGGCGTTGAGAAGTGCTATTGAAAATTATCTTGTTTCGGCAGTTGAAAATAAATAA
- a CDS encoding DUF134 domain-containing protein — translation MPRPTKFRKVEFFPKDTYFVPWGKAKCKIDETVLKVEELEAMRLKDIEELNQEECAERMQVSRQTFQNIIDSARKKIAIALTQGNAIRISGGNYTTTLCKFKCFDCGSIYEMNYERDRFICPVCGSQRVICSKKADFCAKWCTGDNMEDNTL, via the coding sequence ATGCCAAGACCAACAAAGTTTAGAAAAGTAGAATTTTTCCCCAAAGATACTTATTTTGTGCCCTGGGGAAAAGCTAAATGTAAAATTGATGAAACAGTTTTAAAGGTAGAAGAACTTGAAGCCATGAGATTAAAAGATATTGAGGAATTAAACCAAGAAGAATGTGCTGAAAGAATGCAGGTATCAAGACAAACTTTTCAAAATATCATTGATAGTGCAAGAAAAAAGATAGCTATAGCTTTGACGCAGGGAAATGCTATAAGAATAAGTGGAGGCAATTATACAACCACTCTATGCAAATTTAAATGTTTTGATTGTGGCAGCATATATGAAATGAACTATGAACGGGACAGGTTTATTTGTCCCGTTTGTGGCTCTCAAAGAGTTATATGCAGTAAGAAAGCAGATTTTTGCGCAAAGTGGTGTACAGGTGACAACATGGAAGATAATACTTTGTAG
- a CDS encoding Fur family transcriptional regulator: MNRDLSLYEKLIKKKGYKFTTQKRIVLLEMINANTHLSVNQIYERIKHTNIGLATVYRSLKIFDDLNIVKKININDINYYEMKIFSGKLLHVHFKCTKCNSIIDIDNIDLIIEYIKLNKKVEEENNLEVNDVNIMLSGVCSKCKGDKICQDQQSLEK, encoded by the coding sequence ATGAATAGAGATCTTTCCTTATATGAGAAATTAATTAAAAAAAAAGGATATAAGTTCACAACGCAAAAGAGAATAGTGCTTTTGGAAATGATAAATGCCAATACCCATTTATCCGTAAATCAAATTTATGAAAGAATAAAACACACAAATATTGGTCTTGCAACAGTATACAGAAGTTTGAAAATATTTGATGATTTAAATATAGTGAAAAAGATAAACATTAATGATATAAATTACTATGAAATGAAAATTTTTAGTGGAAAACTTCTACATGTTCATTTTAAATGTACTAAATGTAATAGTATAATAGATATAGATAATATAGATTTAATTATAGAATATATAAAGCTAAATAAAAAAGTTGAAGAAGAAAATAATTTAGAGGTAAATGATGTAAACATCATGCTAAGTGGAGTATGCAGTAAATGCAAGGGGGATAAAATATGCCAAGACCAACAAAGTTTAGAAAAGTAG
- a CDS encoding NifB/NifX family molybdenum-iron cluster-binding protein — protein MKIAVASEGKYVSGHFGHCEGFTIYQVESEKVKSEEFIPNPGHKPGYLPVFLKELGVNVIISGGMGAAAQELFNESGIEIVVGAEGLCSKAIDKFIKGELKSTGSVCSEHAHEGHCNE, from the coding sequence ATGAAAATAGCAGTTGCAAGTGAAGGAAAATATGTAAGTGGACATTTTGGACACTGTGAGGGATTTACAATTTACCAGGTAGAAAGTGAAAAAGTAAAAAGTGAGGAATTTATACCGAATCCAGGACATAAACCAGGGTACCTGCCAGTATTTTTAAAGGAACTTGGTGTAAATGTAATAATATCAGGTGGAATGGGTGCGGCAGCACAAGAGCTTTTCAATGAAAGTGGAATAGAGATTGTTGTAGGAGCTGAAGGGTTATGCAGCAAGGCTATAGACAAGTTTATAAAAGGTGAACTTAAATCTACAGGCAGTGTATGTAGTGAACATGCCCATGAGGGCCACTGTAATGAGTAA
- a CDS encoding C-GCAxxG-C-C family (seleno)protein codes for MKNAVEFYKEGYNCAESMIKAVNQEKNLNIPVSIASPFGRGMTVGSSCGAITGALMALGAIKGRKEAVEPNQARDYTKKIMGKIREKYGTFQCAELKKKGVSCAEIIEYTHSVLKEYID; via the coding sequence GTGAAAAATGCAGTAGAATTTTATAAAGAAGGATACAACTGTGCAGAATCTATGATAAAGGCAGTAAATCAAGAAAAAAACTTAAATATTCCAGTATCAATAGCCAGTCCTTTTGGAAGAGGAATGACTGTAGGAAGTAGTTGTGGAGCAATAACGGGAGCACTTATGGCTTTAGGTGCAATAAAAGGAAGAAAAGAAGCAGTGGAACCCAATCAAGCAAGAGATTATACAAAAAAAATCATGGGAAAAATAAGAGAAAAATATGGAACATTTCAATGTGCAGAATTAAAGAAAAAAGGTGTATCCTGTGCTGAAATAATTGAGTATACCCATAGTGTTTTAAAGGAATATATCGATTAA
- a CDS encoding ATP-binding protein: MELVILSGKGGTGKTTIATALSELTKDVVRIDCDVDAPNLYLFYKGVDIEKKGFYGGKKAVINKYFCNKCGKCEVTCKFNAIKDCVVDAFLCEGCGACTLTCPEKAIKLVEDKSAEVFITRTDKGIISRAQMNIGSDGSGKLVTFLRNNGKRFTGKNTLTIIDASPGIGCPVISSVTGSDAVLIVTEPTKSGLEDLMRVTALCMSFGLLIMVCINKYDINEDMAEEIERFVIEKELALVGKIPYDDTVIKSINEMTPIIYYKDSIAGSAIKKMWDDIKELIY, from the coding sequence GTGGAACTAGTAATATTAAGTGGAAAAGGAGGCACCGGAAAGACTACAATTGCAACAGCACTGTCGGAACTTACCAAAGATGTGGTTAGAATAGATTGTGATGTAGATGCCCCTAATTTATATCTTTTTTATAAAGGCGTAGATATAGAAAAAAAAGGTTTTTATGGCGGTAAAAAAGCAGTTATAAACAAATATTTTTGCAACAAATGTGGAAAATGTGAAGTTACATGTAAATTTAATGCCATAAAAGACTGTGTAGTGGATGCTTTTCTCTGTGAAGGTTGTGGCGCATGTACTTTAACATGTCCCGAAAAAGCAATTAAGCTGGTGGAGGATAAGTCAGCTGAGGTTTTTATTACAAGGACGGATAAAGGTATAATTTCCAGGGCACAAATGAACATAGGAAGTGATGGTTCAGGTAAATTAGTTACCTTTCTTAGAAATAATGGAAAAAGGTTTACTGGAAAAAATACATTAACAATTATTGATGCTTCACCAGGCATAGGGTGTCCTGTTATTTCATCTGTAACTGGTAGTGATGCAGTTTTAATTGTTACTGAGCCCACAAAATCCGGACTTGAAGATTTGATGAGAGTAACAGCATTATGTATGAGCTTTGGACTGCTTATTATGGTCTGTATAAATAAATATGATATAAATGAAGATATGGCTGAAGAAATAGAGAGGTTCGTAATAGAAAAAGAATTAGCTTTAGTAGGAAAAATTCCTTACGATGATACTGTAATAAAATCTATAAATGAAATGACGCCTATTATATACTATAAAGATAGTATAGCAGGTAGTGCTATTAAAAAAATGTGGGATGATATAAAAGAACTTATTTACTAA